The Stratiformator vulcanicus genome has a segment encoding these proteins:
- a CDS encoding DUF11 domain-containing protein: MKTTQLTIGRRKLKMTSPSLLLAAAMLCGLCSCASISQSVNQPKSDFSLRDDVSYGGGNLPVESSQVKVVEEYRHRQVEEAGVTRISSPRVEKQSDIQLTSGHEFATTGSQRSSDIAVSFRPAERREAIAPVGQSNDWCPPGMTGAANGLVCPPGAGANAVGGRCGPYGAAGAVCIPGGPGSDEYLCDGGDRALPIHFDDDGLGGLDTEDTVAQYRDLTGKIRFTESNRVCVYAPRFGEVRSISGAAGGHIVESAGEAETSDGIIALAQGDRLDTKIQRDRLADVRLRERAGGIESQSGLAGLERNESLLEHVKLINLYQELTFVRIGQIQRDEMPVLSQAMHAAVTWSRNQNPIATASVAGANEVAVLFREAEIVGIEEGRDPGVMRVVKLADREFAQPGDVITFTIRIDNTGGRPLTDVKLVDNLTPRLEYIPDSGTSDVAASLDVAPNGEGSQILTFTFDEPMTPKDGAIISFKTRVH; the protein is encoded by the coding sequence ATGAAGACCACGCAACTCACAATCGGCCGCCGAAAGTTGAAGATGACTTCGCCCTCGCTGCTGCTCGCCGCAGCGATGCTCTGCGGGCTTTGCTCCTGCGCATCGATCAGTCAGTCGGTCAATCAACCGAAGAGCGACTTCAGTCTGAGAGACGACGTTTCTTACGGTGGCGGGAACCTCCCCGTCGAATCGAGTCAGGTCAAAGTTGTCGAAGAATACCGGCATCGCCAAGTCGAAGAGGCCGGCGTGACGCGGATCTCAAGTCCGCGGGTTGAGAAGCAGTCCGATATCCAACTGACGTCCGGACACGAATTCGCAACGACAGGATCTCAACGCAGCAGCGATATCGCCGTGTCCTTCCGCCCCGCCGAACGTCGCGAGGCCATCGCTCCGGTCGGTCAATCGAATGATTGGTGCCCACCGGGGATGACCGGCGCTGCCAACGGCTTGGTTTGCCCACCCGGCGCCGGTGCAAACGCTGTCGGCGGACGGTGCGGCCCATACGGAGCAGCCGGTGCCGTCTGTATTCCCGGCGGCCCGGGCTCGGACGAATATCTTTGTGATGGCGGTGACCGAGCGCTCCCGATTCACTTTGACGATGACGGCCTCGGCGGACTCGATACCGAAGACACCGTCGCCCAATACCGCGACCTGACCGGCAAGATTCGCTTTACCGAAAGTAATCGCGTCTGCGTCTATGCCCCCCGCTTCGGCGAAGTCCGGTCGATTAGTGGAGCCGCCGGCGGTCATATCGTCGAATCGGCCGGCGAAGCCGAGACCAGTGACGGCATCATCGCATTGGCTCAAGGCGATCGGCTCGACACGAAGATTCAACGGGATCGTCTGGCCGACGTTCGCCTCCGCGAGCGGGCCGGCGGTATCGAAAGCCAGTCTGGCTTAGCCGGGTTGGAACGAAACGAGTCGCTGCTCGAACACGTCAAGCTGATCAATCTGTATCAGGAACTGACGTTCGTGCGGATCGGCCAGATTCAACGCGACGAGATGCCAGTGCTCTCCCAAGCGATGCATGCAGCCGTCACGTGGAGTCGCAACCAGAACCCGATCGCCACCGCGAGTGTCGCCGGTGCGAACGAAGTGGCGGTGCTGTTCCGCGAAGCCGAGATCGTGGGCATCGAGGAAGGTCGTGATCCGGGCGTGATGCGTGTCGTCAAATTGGCGGATCGCGAGTTCGCGCAGCCGGGCGACGTGATCACCTTCACGATCCGAATCGACAACACCGGCGGCCGACCACTCACCGATGTGAAACTGGTCGACAACCTGACCCCGCGGCTCGAATACATCCCCGACAGCGGCACGTCCGACGTTGCTGCGAGTCTCGACGTCGCTCCCAACGGCGAGGGCAGCCAAATCTTGACCTTCACCTTCGACGAACCGATGACCCCGAAAGACGGTGCGATCATCTCCTTCAAGACCCGCGTGCATTGA